The stretch of DNA ATAACATTAACATGCATTCCATCGTATGGAGATGATATTTTAAAGTTCTAATTCTTTAAAATGACTATTTGCTTCAGCATCCAAAAGCAGCATTTTGGCTTTTCCTTTCGATAAATGAGTTCTAAACTTGAAAGTAAAATCTATACCTTGCAAATATTAGGATCAGCAAAAACGGGACGAAGAATGCCCATTGAATCATGTAAGGCAATTACATCCACCAAATAGTCTTCCATCTCAGTAGAAATCTGCTCTTTATAccattaaactaataaaaaatatttaaaaattcaaagttCAACAAGTTAACGTTTTGTTATCACTGATTAACCTGAATTAGAGCGGTGAAGCCTAGAAACGACCGTAGGCTATGCTGCTCAGTATCAACAGCGAAAACCGTTTGTTCACTCAACACTCGAGCTAGTTGACTCAGTTGCAACTCGGATTCAACCCAAACATAAGAATCACccattttcatatcaaaatcatCCATCGCAATCTTAGAAAACTGGAGCTGCGGATCCTCCATCAATGCCGTTATCTCCGCTTCATACGGATGAGTCAAAGTCGAAGGTTTCTCTACaacataattaaatcattcaaaaaaaaagaagctaaacTTCACGGAAGAAGAAGATGAGCAAGAACAAGTGGAAGGTTATTTACCTTTAACGGAATCCGACTGGCGGTTGAAATGATTGAAAGGAGAATAAGAGTTATCAGCTAAGACACGCTTGAAATTCAGCTGCGACTTTGGTTCGGAGTGTAAGTAACAGCGAATTTCAGATCTCCGCTGCTTGCGGCGGCGGCTGAATAGGTGAGCGGTGAAGAAGATAGAGATAGCAGCTACCGATGCGATTATGAGTAACATTTTCATCTTCTCTTTCTTGTCCGCCATTATCGCAGCTCTATTTAAGGAGAAAAAAAGAAGCTATTTATGGTTTGCCGGTTTCAGAGGACTGAGAGAGGGAAGACTCGGCCTGAATGAGGTTTAATGTTGCCGCGAGCCGGCGGTTCATGGTAGCACGTTAAACGGTTTGTTTCGCGTTATATCTCTGGGCTTGGTTTGCAAGCCCAAATATTCGGAAGGGTTCTTTTACATATTGTGGTCCAACccaattacctttttttttctattatcgAATTaccatttattaattaaatttataaattatataaatattaatgttaGATAAATGATTTGAAGCCCTAATAATAACACAATTAGCACAGCTCAAACACAGGCCACACCTAAGGCAATATCAAACCAACACACAAGGTTAATGTTAGATAAATGATGATTATTTAATAATTTGAGGTTTTGTATTGGTCAATCCAAAACGAGCTTCAAATGAAAAACACTCATAAAGAATTATTTATCTCTCtaactttgtaaaaaaaatattttagatttcttttaattttcgtATCTTTTAACATTTGAACttgcattgtttgtcaaatcacctcaaaatggattaaaaaaattaacagtcTATTAACTTTACTACATGGCTACACGTGGATGTCATGTCatcaactaattaatttttttaatttaataaaattaaaaaaaatgtaaattttataattattaaaaattataatatatatatatataaatatttattaattttaaaaaaataattaattgttggtGTGGCATACACGTGGATGTCAAATAGTTAAGTCAACAGATGTTAACTTTTCCATCTGTTTTGAGGTGATTTGAAATGTACAGCCCAATTTTGCCCACTACCCAAACATAAaacccaattacaacccaaacctAAGACCCAACAAATTAAACCAAGCCCAAATACCCAACAGGCCCAAAACTAATttgtcaaactagggtttcagcttttctgaaaccctagtacTGCCGCCATCCTAGCCTGCCCTAGCGCCGCCACGTCGCTTCATTAGTGCAAGTGGCCACTTACTCTCTGCCACTGCCCAACTACTCACCtgcaaacaaacaaataaagaaaGCAGCAACAACaagcaaagaaaaagagaaaaatttgtaaaatggCTCTATATATAGCCATTTGAACATCACTAGGAGGGGggcttttttttcctttttttttgctttttcttttgattttttcttttcatctttctttcttgtaACAGACGGACATCaatcaaaaaaaaaagcaaaagttTGAAGAGATCCAAAGAAATAAGGTGTTAAgatctttgtttttgtttttgtttttttttctttattttttccccttgaaaatacgtatatatatactttctttatttcacactttaaaaaaacagtttatatatatacaaataaattagaaataaaaaaaagtaaaaaaattatctttgaattttccggccaccgcgaCGGCGTGGACGACGATTTTCCTCACCGGATTCTAGGCAGTGCTGGAAAGGGGGAGAGGAAGTTTGAGAGCTTTTATCAGTTATTTTATGAAAGAAgggaaaatgaattttttttgaaaatttttgcaatttatagggatacaaaacggcgccgttttggcctAGCCCCAGAacgcccaaaacgacgccgttttggcttTGACCCGATTCGCCCAACCCGCTCCAGGCCAGGATCCGTGTGTTTTtagcggaagggctaattgcgctttcAGCCCTTCCGCTTTTAAATGATTTTGCAATCaagttctttttgtttttttaatttcgcCCTGTAATCTATTTTTCTTTATAATCAGGTCCAccttgaagctgtgcgttttggagggacgggattatttcccatttggtccctccttgttattcgcgcatTCATTGTGGTCcttcccctttattttatttacgATTTGACCccaaatgttattttttaattcaatctagCTCTCTGTTTGTAtttaggttattttattattaaaaacaatactttgatattattattattattattatcattatttattagttttattttccttATATCTATTCGTTACTGTTTTGTTAGTAATTATTCTagcttatttttcataaatacCTATATATATCTATACCTATTCTTTATATCTCAAAATCCTTTCCCTATATTTTATGatttgtatatacatattttcttttattttacaaggTATACGcgcatatatatctatatatgtttttattattttattcttgtaaatatatacatgtacaccTACTTTTTACATGtgtttcattattttcatatttcataattttatatacctacgtatatatgtacatattttatatatacatatttatatgttctttatatttaaaaatattttatatatattatatattttaataagcatacgtattttaatttatatctatatatatctctttacatttttaattgtatccactatttatttatttcattttcattattattattttgaatgaatgttttaattttattcgtttgtatatgttgttattttgtatgttgtagatttgactttttatttatttcatattatgcTATTGCTCGTATCATTTTTATACTTTCGTATTCATTATGGTTCTGTCATGCATAACAACAATGTAATTTGTTTTCACATTCTTTACTACGACttcgtgttttattttactcgatataataaaatttgttttaaaaaatagtatttcgtgtttagattcgagaagatcgtaccctaacttactgggtttcgatttttacgatgaatctaaatgcacgaatcttttcaaactcaagttttaaatgatatcgggatttaaaaaaaaatcgtgtcctaacttactgtgCGTGATACCTTTATTCAAACCCGAGATAATTAAATGtctttttaaataagtaaatttttcggCATGTATTCTTGTATCGGGAATTCGATaagttgtgtcctaacgcattggatatgacatgtcgttttctcgatatgaggattttttctaaaaaataataaaggtaatgttttgcgtttggagattcgagaaaacgtgccctaatgtgctgggtttcgatttttctcgttcgatcaaatagccaaatatccttttaaaatttcaagttaagataatattttgcgtttggaaattcgaagaaacgtgccctaatgtgctgggttccgatttttttcgtttaaccaaatagccaaatattctCTTAAATCTTAATCCATGTCATTCAAGtttttttaggatcgtattttaaatctttttaaagttttcagttttcgacactaagacattaagtaatcaactaggtaccaattttgggcgtatcgagggtgctaatccttcttcgtgcgtaaccgactcccgaacctgtttttttgaatttcgtggaccaaaaccgttgttttaataaaatcaaatcgtttattaaaaacaaccactttttaaggtgatccgatcacaccttataaaaaaggattggtggcgactcccgtttaatttttcaaaacccaagtcgaccctgttttccataaaaaaatggtgtcaacatggAAAATAGCAAAAATTCAATAttagaaaagatgaaaaattaaataaatgactaaaataacattttattttttgttaagtCGAAAGGTTAGATAAGCCactatacttaaataataataaatgttgaaattttggaaCTTTTAAATGCTTAAGTTCAAGTCCAAATGCCATCGTGGGCTATTGCTCAAATTATTCCGAGTTTAGATTTCACTGCATCAAAACCTTTTGATTTAAGTCCACATATATTCTGATtctttatttattgtatttttttatttaattgattatagCTTATTATATGCTTGCTCAAGacttgatttgaaatttgaacttaAAGTATTATCCAAGCAGACTCAGATTTGTAAATGACTAATTcaaattcatattatatattttaaaaatatttatattattttttcaattttatattcaataaatttatatatatatttatttagtaaaattttatatataagcatcttaacaaatttttaaataatatattactatttatttaatttttatgtgttacatattatattaaaaatattgaaaacaagCTAGGCTCAAGAAGCGAATGTTTGAGCTCAATCTCGGCTATATTTTAAATGGATATAATTTTCTGCCAAAACCCATTTATACGacttaatattttttgtttaaattctcTCTTCGAACAAATAACCGACCCATAAATATGTGTACAACTTTCCCATCCCTAATTTAACCCTCATCGAAGAGGGAAGCCCGGCCCATTTTCAGCCTAAAAAAGGCCCGTTTATCCCCCTATCCTCTCCCGGTTCCTCAATGGCCAATATCACGGCTTACGGCGACGACGAATACCCAATAAACAAAACAGATTTCAGAGACAAAAATCTCATAAACAATGAACAATAACGTCCTCAAATTCCAACATCACCAACCTTCTCATCTCCGAATTTCCCAAACTACCCTTCCCCGCCACCCTACTTCCCTTCTTCACCTCTTTCCCAAATTATCCTTCCGACCATCTTCATTTTCCTTGTCCAAAACCTCCCGGTCCTTCAAATTTTCGAGCCTTTCCAAGGTCGAACAGCCGGTTTATTTCGACGATGAAGAAGAGAGAGGAGGACCCAGCAATGAGTCGGTTGTGGAATTCGAAGACTTGgtacaaaacggcgtcgtttacaGGGAGACGCTGAGATTGGTGGAGTGTTCCATGTTTGCTGCTGTTACTGGACTTGTTTACTTTTTGAGCAATTCCCTTGCAATTGAggtattttttttctcattttccaattgcaaaatgacctttttttttggtcatttatTGAATTACTGTATTTAGAGAAATGTGTTCATCGTTCTTCTAATTGTCTTTAGTTTCATTAGCTCATAGAGAGGTGAATGTTTATAGGTTAGATGTAAAAGGTTTCTTTTGTCTCAAGGCAACTGTAAATGGTTGGAAATTGAGATTTCCATGAAGATGATTCAAATTCAAGCTTAAATTTAAAGCATGCAATGGGGTTCGTGAGATAGGGAAGATTATATTTCATGGTCTAGTTTAAGGTCGAGTGATATTTTGTATTATAATAGAGaaggttttagtatttttgagcTTTTAGCTTTATAGTAGTTAACTTTGTTTTATAAgctatgtttatatatataatatttaaagcATGCAATGGGAGTTGTAAGATAGGAAAGATTATACTTCATGGTCTAGTTTAAGGTCAAATGATATTTTGTATTATAACAAAGAAGGTTTTAGTGTTTTTTGAACTTTTAGCTTTGAGCtttataatagttaaatttgttttgatatgaagcaaatatatatataatttataatgcaTCAGAGTATAGCTCTTGGATTGAAGTAGTTTTACTCAATCATGTATGGTGAGTTCTTTCTTTTGATTCATTCATTTCTCTCTGATGGGTCATTTTTAGAGTGTAAAAATTCACATTTCTGCAATATGAACCTTCTATATATTTGGTTTGTGGAAACAACTGTTTGTATACTACATGCCATGTTTATGGACTATTGCTATACATGTTGCCAACTATGATTGATTTTTGCGAACAGAACTACTTCGGGTGTTTCTTTTCATTGCCGATCGTGATCTCCTCTATGCGACGGGGTGTTGCGTGTGGGAGGAAACAGTTGGTTTGTAACTCATATCAAGATCTAATGAGTATCGATACTGTTCGAAAGTTATCGGTTGCCTAACTATTGAGATGGTCTTTTTTCGTGGCAGGTGGCGACGGTTTTGTTATTGTTTGTCTTGTCTGGCCCGGTAAAAGCCATAAACTATCTGGTGAGCCGAATCTGATCAAATTTGAACGTATTTTGCTTGATCTGTATTGAGTTAAGCCACTAAACTATTTCCCATTAGAATCTTGTGTGCTCTCTCTACTTCTTTTTCAGCGATATAATGATTAAGTGCATGTTTGATATTTGTGAATGGGGTTTTAGGTAGAAACGACGCAAGTAAAAGTAGCATGGAGGCTCCTATACTAGGAGTCAGGTTGCATTTTGCCCTTCTTACTCAAAAGATGGGCAAATTGGTCCCTGAatgttagatcaaaaagtaaactggtccttttaccaaatgaCGTAACATTCTGATGATTTTGCTTTTTAAGTAAAAAAGTCTCATATGCTTTTGCCATGTTTCACTCGTGTTGAGTGTATATTTCATTTGCAGCTCTTAACTGAATTGACCAAGTAAAATACCCTTTTAGATAAAGTTTCCTTTTTCTGCCAAAGTTGCATCGATATGGTGATGATTGACTAACTTTTTCCATTTCTTGCCCATGCAGCTTACTCACGGAATACTTGGTTTGGTAATGGGTGCTTTATGGAGGTAATTTAGTTGTTTTTGCCCTTATGTATGTTTGTTAAAGCTTTACATATAAGCTATGTTACTAGAACTTGGAAGTGAACATTGGATACAAGTATGTACCGAATACGGGTATGCtcaaaataaagttttttcatatatttggatcCCTTACGTACTTTAGGAGAAATGAAGAGTTGGAGCAACATAGCGTATAAGAAATGTAGTGCTTTCCTTTATATATGTTTGTTATAGTTTTTCATATAGAAATGTATCTGAATGATGTGTGATATTGTTTTACTATATGTATGATGAATGCCTTGTGTTTTATCAATTACTAACTAATTTCGTGCACTATTTTGCCTTATATTTTCTCAGGTCGGGAGCTGATTGGACTGTCACGATTCCGTTGTGTACACTTGTAGTTTCTTCTCCCCTATCGCATGTTCTTTCTCCTTAGAATCGATATGATTCTTTCTTCACAACGTGAACTGCCATTGTTGACAATTGCAGGCTCGAGCGATCGGTTTGGTGGGCTATGTCTTGACAACCTCTTTCTTAATTAGAGAAAACATACTGGCTCTGGTAGTTCGAGTTCGATATCCTTTTTATATTTCTAGCCTTTGTACTTCAGTATTGGAAATTAACTCGCATAGTTCTTTCCTAATGCCTTCAGATCACCATAAACATTCATGCTTCTCTCTCGTACATTTTTGCTGCTGTTGGTATCAACTTGATTCCATCGATGAACTTCATATATACCTTATTTGGTATTTTGGTACAGTTGAACTACCTTTACGCTCTCTTACTTTCTTTCGTTTTCGGGTACTCGAAACACTTAAAACTGTTATTGTGCTAAATTCAACAGGTTTTGCTCAATAGTGCCTCCTTTGTGTTCTTGCTGCACCTCTTGTATTCATTGTTCCTTACAAGAATGGGAATGAAAACTTCATTGAGATTGCCAAGATGGTTCAAGAAAGCTATATAATGGTAATCTACGTTTACTCGGACTTTTCGTTAACATGCCTGTATTTGCTTCATATTCGAACATGTGTATAAGAATATGATTcttcaaatatatagaaaaacagTAAATGTACTTGAGAGGTTCCTCTATTATAGGGAATTGATCAAATTAGTCtctctattattaaatagatcaatttagtccctatactattaaaaagaatcaagtGAGGCCAATTtggaatagagttaacatttgctgttttaaaaaaaaggaatcaTTTATTGTTTAACAGGGATAATACTTTTAAGTTTTTATGGTCCcgtaaatgaaattttttgtttggaattgtactgcaattgaaaaaaaaaatttcaagacaTTTTTTCATAcagtaaatgttaattttattacaatttgagcttatttaattctttttaatagtgcACTAAATTGATCATACGAATGTTGAAAACATATCTTTATATGACACTCATCTGAGTCCGAGTAACATGGATGGTGAAATGTGATAGTTATGGTTCTCCATACTTGTAATTGTAATTAATTTGACATTTGTGATCTGATTTGTATATCTTCACTGTAATTTGCAGCTCTTGCCATACATGGTGAATTGAAATTATTGATGTTAAtgcagtattttattattatcataacATCCATGGAATTTGGAGTTCGAGTTTTATCATTTCCAatgttttatttttcctattttcaaGTTTTCACTCAAAAAAAGGCTTTGGAGGTTGGTAGTAG from Gossypium hirsutum isolate 1008001.06 chromosome D04, Gossypium_hirsutum_v2.1, whole genome shotgun sequence encodes:
- the LOC107898746 gene encoding uncharacterized protein isoform X2 — its product is MNNNVLKFQHHQPSHLRISQTTLPRHPTSLLHLFPKLSFRPSSFSLSKTSRSFKFSSLSKVEQPVYFDDEEERGGPSNESVVEFEDLVQNGVVYRETLRLVECSMFAAVTGLVYFLSNSLAIENYFGCFFSLPIVISSMRRGVACGRKQLVATVLLLFVLSGPVKAINYLLTHGILGLVMGALWRSGADWTVTIPLCTLARAIGLVGYVLTTSFLIRENILALITINIHASLSYIFAAVGINLIPSMNFIYTLFGFAQ
- the LOC107898746 gene encoding uncharacterized protein isoform X1; translated protein: MNNNVLKFQHHQPSHLRISQTTLPRHPTSLLHLFPKLSFRPSSFSLSKTSRSFKFSSLSKVEQPVYFDDEEERGGPSNESVVEFEDLVQNGVVYRETLRLVECSMFAAVTGLVYFLSNSLAIENYFGCFFSLPIVISSMRRGVACGRKQLVATVLLLFVLSGPVKAINYLLTHGILGLVMGALWRSGADWTVTIPLCTLARAIGLVGYVLTTSFLIRENILALITINIHASLSYIFAAVGINLIPSMNFIYTLFGILVLLNSASFVFLLHLLYSLFLTRMGMKTSLRLPRWFKKAI